The following coding sequences lie in one Montipora foliosa isolate CH-2021 chromosome 11, ASM3666993v2, whole genome shotgun sequence genomic window:
- the LOC137976896 gene encoding tripartite motif-containing protein 2-like, producing the protein MDIKTFLDNIHEHACCPVCKTTFTNPKQLPCLHSFCLHCLQRIQQTSGIRDTISCPECRRKFGIPGNGDLNAFPTNFRINSLLDALPVTECNTGGIKCGNCEKTSGESSYCFTCRSFWCDDCLPLHNRIKTFRDHHALALKDFKDEDFENILKQPTLCGKKGHEKKELEFFCQVCEITICNACALLDHEGHAKILLENVAEERKARVNAAIESKKRRALEKMTRIAKIDGKCMSIQEQAARVKNDVQQFADRFIAAVEAQKNHIFDEVEYKMRESLQLLEDQRRPIHCQKLGTRWRLRVRTKAIMAANSYKKMYGDKETCSNISIMSLRIFGARLETYSVLCNLEQNFLFIMSSSRLLSKEVKMQETEIEKAEMILKRSVNAQIMQPHELLDKIANEKFEEEDSADCDIEHVMAFFFEGNEKLIDDLKVQQIGCFESFLTKTSPEDSSAQGKGMREGTVGLKAEIVVTTRNSQKGQCYHEYDRVTLEIRNREGCVGAIKPQIQDNKDGTYKISYFAKETGTCQASLKVNGEHVLGSPFEVRIKRRQFRPVFSLRQRGFRFHPVTWGVAVNDKDEIAVSAHGNHRVQIFASDGTHLRSFGKKGNQQGEFDSPAGIAFHNDKILVADRMNHRVQLFSDHGDYLNHFGEKGSRDHQLQFPRGLSIDSDGNIVVADRDNNLIKIFSLDGRFLRSIGTEGSVIFPHHCIQQDNYLIVSDRGDHCIKIFNREGRFLYKFGKQGIGDGEFDEPGCLAVDKAGHLLVCDSSNHRVQVFKLSGEFVTKFGAYGRRAGEFNRPVSAEVLSNGKIIVTEFGNDRVQIFE; encoded by the exons ATGGATATTAAAACCTTTCTAGACAATATACATGAACACGCTTGTTGTCCTGTATGTAAGACCACGTTCACTAATCCAAAGCAGCTTCCTTGCTTACACAGTTTTTGCCTTCATTGCCTGCAAAGGATTCAACAAACGAGCGGAATTCGAGACACTATTTCATGTCCCGAGTGTAGGCGGAAGTTCGGGATACCTGGAAACGGTGATCTGAACGCTTTTCCAACAAACTTTCGTATCAACAGTTTGTTGGATGCTTTACCTGTCACAGAGTGCAATACGGGTGGCATCAAGTGTGGAAATTGCGAGAAAACAAGCGGAGAATCTTCGTACTGCTTCACTTGTCGTTCGTTCTGGTGCGATGACTGCCTCCCTCTGCATAACCGGATAAAAACCTTCAGAGACCACCACgctttggctttgaaagactTTAAAGACGAAGACTttgagaacattttaaagcagcCAACACTTTGTGGAAAGAAAGGTCACGAGAAGAAAGAATtagagtttttctgtcaggtttGCGAAATTACCATTTGCAACGCTTGTGCTTTACTAGACCATGAAGGTCACGCCAAGATCCTTTTGGAAAATGTCGCAGAGGAACGCAAAGCGAGAGTCAATGCAGCAATTGAatcaaagaaacgaagagcGTTGGAGAAGATGACAAGGATCGCGAAAATTGATGGCAAGTGCATGTCAATTCAAGAGCAAGCCGCACGAGTGAAAAACGACGTGCAGCAGTTTGCCGACCGTTTCATTGCAGCCGTTGAAGCGCAAAAGAATCACATCTTTGATGAGGTGGAATACAAAATGCGAGAATCGTTGCAGCTTCTAGAAGATCAAAGGCGTCCGAttcattgccagaaattagggacaagatggcggttgcgcgtgcgcactaaggccataatggctgcgaattcgtacaagaaaatgtatggagataaggaaacttgttcaaatatatcgattatgagcttacggatcttcggtgcccgactcgaaacatattcagtgctgtgtaacctt gaacagaatttcctcttcattatgtcaagcagcaggcttctcagca AAGAAGTGAAAATGCAAGAAACAGAAATCGAAAAAGCCGAAATGATTTTAAAGCGAAGCGTAAACGCTCAAATCATGCAGCCCCATGAATTACTGGACAAAATAGCTAACGAAaaatttgaagaagaagattcaGCTGACTGCGACATCGAACATGTTATGGCTTTTTTCTTTGAAGGGAACGAAAAGTTGATTGATGATCTTAAAGTCCAACAGATAggttgttttgaaagttttctcACCAAAACTAGCCCGGAAGACTCGAGCGCACAGGGAAAAGGAATGCGCGAAGGAACTGTTGGACTTAAAGCCGAGATTGTTGTAACAACAAGGAACTCGCAAAAAGGACAATGTTACCACGAATATGATCGCGTGACTTTGGAAATAAGAAATCGTGAAGGCTGTGTCGGTGCGATCAAGCCTCAAATCCAAGATAACAAAGATGGCACTTATAAGATCAGCTATTTTGCCAAAGAAACGGGAACATGTCAGGCATCCCTGAAAGTCAATGGAGAACATGTTCTTGGCAGCCCTTTTGAGGTTAGAATCAAGCGCAGACAGTTCAGACCTGTGTTTTCCTTAAGACAGCGAGGGTTCAGATTCCACCCAGTGACTTGGGGGGTCGCCGTGAATGACAAAGATGAGATTGCAGTGAGCGCGCACGGCAACCACAGAGTACAGATATTTGCCAGTGATGGAACTCACTTAAGATCGTTTGGTAAAAAGGGTAATCAGCAGGGAGAGTTTGACTCGCCTGCTGGGATAGCTTTTCATAATGATAAGATTCTTGTGGCAGACCGTATGAACCACCGAGTTCAACTGTTTAGTGATCACGGTGATTATCTTAAtcattttggagaaaaaggaagcCGGGATCACCAGCTTCAGTTTCCTCGTGGCCTGTCAATTGACAGCGATGGCAACATTGTTGTTGCAGATCGTGATAACAACTTAATCAAAATCTTTTCACTCGATGGTCGGTTTTTGCGCAGTATCGGTACTGAAGGTTCTGTTATCTTTCCCCACCACTGTATCCAACAAGACAACTATCTTATTGTGTCAGACAGAGGTGATCACTGTATAAAAATTTTTAATAGGGAGGGAAGGTTTCTTTATAAATTTGGAAAGCAGGGGATTGGGGACGGGGAATTCGATGAACCTGGCTGCCTGGCAGTGGACAAAGCGGGACATCTCCTGGTTTGTGATTCATCGAATCACCGAGTGCAGGTGTTTAAACTTAGCGGAGAGTTTGTAACTAAGTTTGGAGCATATGGTAGAAGGGCAGGAGAGTTTAATCGCCCCGTTTCTGCAGAGGTCCTTAGCAATGGAAAAATAATTGTCACCGAATTTGGGAACGATCGAGTTCAGATTTTTGAATAG
- the LOC137974684 gene encoding uncharacterized protein: MLDLVAESTRQNHEGIEAENEKVAAMDDDNTIGLELVGRMTIIAFFVFGTLSYFAYSLILAGAQDILAGTWIQTSTVLIANIFPKFLVSLIAPYFMKTVSYTVRISAVTLTYISGALMVAVAEQVHWKLIGIGLASFAFGVSEVTISALTSFYHGSCLTVYSAGTGTGFVIAPLYYLAMTTWACVSPQITIAATTTLYLLIFVCYYLMDKKCLESPSPPGDCKHSGVEYTALETKEDEDDHSKNSGNGTLSHCTKFQIIWQMLPDLLPLFIGWLTEYMIIQSVVTTIAFPNAPFEPRDHYQYYIFAVTAGEVLGRSYLFALSFIKEEWIEKVKFRPYLWIPVAIQVAMLVVLIFAAWYRYLTNVWFVLLILFSSGLDIGGLYGTALTFFRGRFVEPYREFAMGYIIIALDAGELAAALISLIIEPLLLKHCQMVSPNNTEVCFTRSTSLDRFNSFCSSR, translated from the exons ATGTTGGACTTGGTGGCAGAAAGTACCAGACAAAATCACGAGGGAATTGAAgcagaaaatgaaaaagtgGCAGCTATGGACGACGACAACACCATTGGACTGGAACTCGTTGGCCGTATGACAATCATCGCATTTTTTGTGTTTGGAACATTATCCTATTTTGCTTATTCGCTAATTCTGGCTGGTGCTCAAGATATTTTAGCTGGAACGTGGATACAAACATCTACGGTTCTCATCGCTAATATCTTTCCTAAATTTCTGGTGTCTTTAATCGCACCATATTTTATGAAAACTGTTTCATACACAGTCCGTATCAGCGCTGTCACGCTAACATACATAAGTGGAGCGCTAATGGTTGCCGTTGCCGAGCAGGTTCATTGGAAGCTAATTGGCATAGGACTTGCTTCTTTTGCCTTTGGTGTCTCTGAGGTGACGATTTccgctctgacctcgttttacCATGGCAGTTGTCTGACTGTATATTCAGCGGGAACTGGGACAGGCTTCGTGATAGCTCCTCTATATTATCTGG CCATGACAACTTGGGCGTGTGTTTCACCTCAAATTACAATTGCTGCAACAACAACCCTCTATCTTTTAATATTTGTTTGCTATTACCTCATGGACAAGAAATGCTTGGAGTCTCCTAGCCCCCCAGGGGATTGTAAGCATTCCGGAGTAGAATACACTGCACTGGAGACCAAAG AGGACGAAGACGATCACTCCAAAAATAGCGGAAATGGTACACTATCGCACTGCACAAAGTTCCAGATAATTTGGCAAATGCTACCCGATCTTTTACCGCTTTTTATCGGATGGCTTACCGAATATATGATCATTCAATCTGTGGTGACAACTATAGCATTTCCCAACGCTCCTTTCGAGCCCCGCGATCATTATCAGTATTATATTTTCGCAGTAACAGCTGGCGAGGTGTTGGGAAGATCTTACCTTTTCGCACTATCATTTATCAAAGAAGAGTGGATTGAAAAAGTCAAGTTCCGACCGTATCTGTGGATTCCGGTTGCGATACAAGTAGCCATGCTTGTGGTTTTGATCTTTGCAGCTTGGTACAGATACTTAACGAACGTGTGGTTCgttttgttgattttattttctAGCGGTTTAGATATCGGTGGTCTGTATGGAACTGCGTTAACATTCTTCAGAGGCAGATTCGTGGAACCTTATCGTGAGTTCGCCATGGGGTATATTATCATTGCTTTGGATGCGGGAGAATTGGCAGCTGCGCTGATTAGTCTTATCATAGAGCCCCTCTTGCTAAAACACTGCCAGATGGTGAGCCCAAATAACACCGAAGTCTGCTTTACCAGATCAACATCTCTCGACCGCTTTAACTCTTTTTGTTCCAGCAGATAG
- the LOC137975383 gene encoding uncharacterized protein, with amino-acid sequence MRQKDDQPFAELLNRFRTATQTEEDIKCIQSRSIDPSDVNYPSDALHIWAENNPVNRHNEMKLHQIPAQLFNLKATDQYPPNVSQQDINRILARPRSETGGLDANICIKESARVMLTNNIDIPDRLINGQLGTIVKIDVNQNNKKPTIIYVKFDDAKAGNNLIQKSTSSFVRQNRVVPIVPVLAKIKIHPNKPSSPEIQRMQFPLTLAYAVSIHKVQGLSLNSLVISFELVKQRSFNYGQVYVALSRATSLNGIHILGKINSKHVKADPRVHKEYERLREISKPMGTSEKYKENSMLTICLLNIRSLKKHSVDIKCDANIKNSDLIALTETQLVPHSNDTDIKSHLLPFTLYRQDHPTDRFLSLALCARRSIETKEHEYFPQVNAMKFVIILNTSTTMRPNFTVLFLYRKNNSNIIQYVSHLRNILGTYPIDIILGDFNINYLNDDSTRPLKSLMTSLGYSQFVQSPTFVSSGNILDQIYLKTTKFDIIENTVISVYYSDHDAVKISIKYNKDI; translated from the coding sequence ATGAGGCAGAAGGATGACCAGCCATTTGCTGAACTTCTGAATAGGTTCCGTACAGCAACTCAAACTGAAGAAGATATCAAATGCATCCAATCTAGATCTATAGATCCATCAGATGTTAATTACCCATCAGATGCTCTTCACATCTGGGCTGAAAATAATCCAGTCAATCGacacaatgaaatgaaattgcaCCAAATACCTGCACAGTTGTTTAACCTTAAAGCCACAGATCAGTACCCTCCTAATGTATCACAGCAAGATATTAACAGAATTTTAGCTAGACCCAGGTCTGAAACTGGTGGACTTGATGCTAATATCTGTATAAAGGAATCTGCTAGAGTTATGTTAACCAACAACATTGATATACCAGATAGACTTATAAATGGTCAACTAGGAACTATTGTTAAAATTGATGtaaatcaaaataacaaaaaacccACCATTATCTACGTAAAATTTGATGATGCCAAAGCTGGCAACAATTTAATTCAAAAGAGTACTAGTAGTTTTGTGCGACAAAACAGAGTTGTACCCATAGTACCTGTCCtagcaaaaattaaaatacatccAAATAAACCTTCTTCTCCAGAAATACAGAGAATGCAATTCCCTTTAACATTGGCTTACGCTGTTAGCATTCACAAAGTACAGGGATTGTCACTTAACAGTCTCGTCATTAGTTTTGAGTTGGTCAAACAGAGATCATTCAATTATGGTCAGGTATATGTTGCACTGAGCCGAGCAACCTCTTTAAATGGTATTCACATTCTAGGAAAAATTAACAGCAAACATGTGAAAGCAGATCCTCGGGTACATAAAGAATATGAAAGACTGCGAGAAATTTCAAAACCCATGGGAACTAGTGAAAAATATAAGGAAAATTCAATGCTCACTATATGTCTATTAAACATACGATCACTCAAAAAACATAGTGTAGATATCAAGTGTGATGCAAACATAAAGAACAGTGATCTAATTGCACTGACAGAAACACAACTTGTACCTCATAGCAATGATACTGACATAAAATCTCATCTACTACCATTTACTCTCTACAGGCAAGATCATCCTACTGATAGATTTTTAAGTTTGGCACTGTGTGCCAGAAGATCAATAGAAACTAAGGAACATGAATACTTTCCACAAGTAAATGCAATgaaatttgtaataattttgaATACATCTACAACTATGCGTCCCAATTTTacagttctttttctttaccgAAAGAACAACTCAAATATAATACAGTATGTAAGTCATCTACGAAATATCCTTGGCACTTATCCAATTGACATCATTCTTGGTGATTTCAATATCAACTACTTAAATGATGATAGCACAAGACCGCTAAAATCTTTAATGACCTCTCTAGGTTATTCACAGTTTGTACAAAGTCCAACTTTTGTCTCATCAGGAAACATACTTGACCAAATTTacctaaaaacaacaaaatttgacATCATAGAGAATACTGTAATTAGTGTCTACTACTCTGACCATGATGCTGTTAAAATATCCATAAAATATAACAAAGATATTTaa